One Brachyhypopomus gauderio isolate BG-103 chromosome 15, BGAUD_0.2, whole genome shotgun sequence genomic region harbors:
- the LOC143477130 gene encoding uncharacterized protein LOC143477130 — MSFYQRRTDQPRPGQEQNHFIDTPGFTTRGVPYNPQATVIHTDPCGPAPFPHRRTAGPSDVGHVYMPVEGPLHTGPDMERRRHLAQPHVQGEVLRQMDPVYLQPAGSVEPPQLHSPGWKRERVGRFHRSGRHLQPLLPDIFEAANPRDAGRGLPKSSRLLPGNPPGSFLLPSYPLVTLPGVQLTPTLHRRLHKRDTSPRCRDPDPWRDSTGEVDSSRCFPLPVLTSRTTVTSSGLMRPSPPTFTKLPPLPKPSGREPLRAFRPAKGSQVQRTRASPAEDMCEGVVGRDELKPGTPRKDPHEQQTLGPFSKPDLALAQSFRLLSSDDWEKKIEGLMSIRRLAQYHADVLGSRLHDVCIILIQEVLHLRSAVSRMAVVSLRELYSSLQKGMDQEVEATAKVLLHKAAESNGFIRQDVDTALDSMVQNCTPIRSMNALLAGGLCHLNAAVRKCTARHLATLVEKIGAERIIPAVSKLAQDSSQETRRLGRRMLLFLSSHHDFDKMVEKYIPAKDLATIRDTVLTLKSKERTKVSRIPRYKMRQPRLEQQEAPAAQAERQNTQRMKRSLRHTVRDVSPDDAAPLKDLQLNSCLPAQTKTGVLLDDLPSIPSNARTPRSPVKSLSPPLHPSPPTAVPTTNMLPRRRRAIRLIRPRDSDELKPGTPTKDPHEQQTLRPFSNPDLALAQSFRLLSSDDWEKKIEGLMFIRRLAQNHSDVLGSRRHDVCIILIQEVRNLRSAVSRMAVVSLRELYSSLQKGMDQEVEATAKVLLHKAAESNAFIRQDVDTALDSMVQNCTPIRSMNALLAGGLCHLNAAVRKCTARHLATLVEKIGAGRLLSGAKDVTARIIPAVSKLAQDASQETRCFGRRMLLFLSSHHDFDKMVEKCIPAKDLATIRNTVHTLKSKERTKVSRNAKR; from the exons atgagtttttaccaAAGGAGaactgaccagccaaggcctggacaggaacagaaccacttcatagacacaccaggttttaccactcgtg gtgtgccctacaacccccaagcgacagtgatccacacggatccctgtggaccagcacccttccctcacagaaggacggcgggaccctcagatgtcggccatgtctacatgcctgtagaaggaccactccacactg gccctgacatggagaggcggagacaccttgctcagccccatgttcaaggcgaggTTCTGAGGCAGATGGATCCAGTCTACCTCCAGCCTGCTG gttcagtggagcctccccagctccactctccagggtggaagagagagagagtggggagattTCACCGGAGCGGCAGACATCTTCAACCCTTGCTCCCAGACATCTTCGAAGCAGCTAACCCCAGGGATGCTGGTAGAG gtttgcccaaatccagccgcttgctgcctgggaacccccccgggtcgttcctactgccctcctaccctctggTCACTCTTCCGGGAGTGCAGCTCACTCCCACTCTGCATCGTAGACTACACAAGCGAGACACGAGCCCTCGGTGCAGAGACCCGGACCCGTGGAGGGACAGTACTG gtgaagttgactccagcaggtgtttcccactgcctgtgctcacttcacgcacgacagtcacctcgtcaggactgatgaggccttctccgcccacctTCACAAAgttgcctccactccccaaaccttctggccgagagcctctccgtgcattcaggcctgccaaag gatctcAAGTGCAACGCACCAGGGCGTCCCCTGCTGAGGACATGTGTGAAGGAGTAGTTGGCAGAG atgaactcaaaccaggaactcccaggaaggatccccacgagcagcagactttagggcccttctccaaaccagacctcgctctcgctcagagcttcagactgcttagctctgatgactg ggagaagaaaattgaaggattGATGTccatccgtagattggctcaaTATCAtgctgatgtgcttggcagcaggcttcatgatgtctgcattattcttattcaagag gtgctgcacctgcgctctgccgtgtcccgcatggctgtggtgtccttgagggagttgtactccagcctgcaaaaagggatggaccaggaagtggaggctacagctaaggtcctcctccacaaagcagcggagtccaatggcttcatcaggcaggacgtggacacagctctggacagcatggtgcagaactgcacccccattcggagcatgaacgcccttctcgctggaggactctg tcatctgaatgctgcagtaagaaagtgtactgctcggcacttggctactttggtagagaagattggtgcagagcgaattattcctgcagtctccaagttggcacaggactcttcccaagaaaccag gcgcttgggccggcgtatgctgctgttcctgtcctcccaccatgactttgataagatggtggaaaagtacatccctgccaaagacctggcaaccatcagggacactgtcctcactctgaaatccaag gagaggacaaaggtgtctaggattccaagatataagatgcgtcagcctcgtctggagcagcaagaagctccagccgcacaggcGGAGCGGCAGAAcacgcagcgaatgaagcgcagccttaggcacacggtgagggacgtgagcccagacgacgcggcacctctgaaag acctgcagctgaacagttgTCTTCCAGCCCAGACTAAGACTGGTGTCCTCCTGGATGATTTGCCTTCGATCCCAAGCAACGCACGCACCCCCAGAAGTCCCGTcaaaagtttgagtcctccgctTCATCCCAGCCCCCCCACGGCTGTCCCTACTACAAACATGCTGCCACGACGCAGACGAGCTATCAGACTGATCAGACCACGTGACTCTG atgaactcaaaccaggaactcccacgaaggatccccacgagcagcagactttacggcccttctccaatccagacctcgctctcgctcagagcttcagactgcttagctctgatgactg ggagaagaaaattgaagggttgatgttcatccgtagattggctcagaatcactctgatgtgcttggcagcaggcgtcatgatgtctgtattattcttattcaagag gtgcggaacctgcgctctgccgtgtcccgcatggcggtagtgtccttgagggagttgtactccagcctgcagaaagggatggaccaggaagtggaggctacagctaaggtcctcctccacaaagcagcggagtccaatgccttcatcaggcaggacgtggacacagctctggacagcatggtgcagaactgcacccccattcggagcatgaacgcccttctcgctggaggactctg tcatctgaatgctgcagtaagaaagtgtactgctcggcacttggctactttggtagagaagattggtgctggccgcttattgtctggggcgaaagacgtcacagcgcgaattattcctgcagtctccaagttggcacaggacgcttcccaagaaaccag gtgctttggccggcgtatgctgctgttcctgtcctcccaccatgactttgataagatggtggaaaagtgcatccctgccaaagacctggcaaccatcaggaacactgtccacactctgaaatccaag gagaggacaaaggtgtctaggaatGCGAAGAGATAA